One Candidatus Zixiibacteriota bacterium genomic window carries:
- a CDS encoding OsmC family protein has product MPSTMTTRMHWKGGMQFGATGQFGHAITTDISLAGGGQEGGYKPTELLFWGMAACTGVDVVRILQKQRQELAGLEIEITAEQPDDYPKPFQNIQIRYIFRGRNLDPKKLRQAVELSESKYCSVGQTIRRETAITSHIEIIASQPEAAAADGNS; this is encoded by the coding sequence ATGCCATCGACCATGACCACCCGGATGCACTGGAAAGGCGGGATGCAGTTCGGGGCCACCGGCCAGTTCGGCCACGCCATCACCACCGACATCTCCCTGGCCGGCGGCGGACAGGAAGGCGGCTACAAACCGACCGAGCTGTTGTTCTGGGGGATGGCGGCCTGCACCGGGGTCGACGTTGTGCGCATCCTCCAAAAACAGCGCCAGGAACTGGCCGGTCTGGAGATCGAGATCACCGCCGAGCAGCCCGATGATTACCCCAAGCCGTTTCAAAATATACAGATACGCTACATTTTCCGGGGCCGGAACCTCGACCCGAAAAAGCTCCGCCAGGCGGTCGAGCTGTCGGAATCCAAATACTGCTCGGTAGGCCAGACCATTCGCCGCGAGACCGCCATCACCTCCCACATCGAAATCATCGCGTCCCAGCCGGAGGCGGCGGCCGCCGACGGCAATTCCTGA
- a CDS encoding DUF302 domain-containing protein gives MPHHTSPPTATAFALRRESTKPFAEVVGNLERRTAEHNFRVLHVHDVQATLAERGLARGPLKIIEVCNAGFAHQALGKDINVALFMPCRFVVHTEGGTTVVTLARPSMIADLMPHAGLTELARGIEQTLTAVVEESL, from the coding sequence ATGCCGCACCATACCTCGCCGCCGACCGCCACCGCCTTCGCGCTGCGCCGGGAATCGACTAAACCGTTTGCCGAGGTAGTCGGCAACCTCGAGCGCCGGACGGCGGAGCACAATTTCCGGGTTCTGCACGTGCACGATGTGCAGGCGACGCTGGCGGAGAGGGGACTCGCGCGCGGACCACTCAAGATCATTGAGGTGTGCAACGCCGGTTTCGCCCATCAGGCGCTCGGCAAGGATATAAACGTCGCCCTCTTCATGCCCTGCCGTTTCGTGGTTCACACCGAGGGGGGCACGACCGTCGTGACCCTCGCGCGGCCGTCAATGATCGCGGACCTGATGCCGCACGCCGGCCTGACCGAACTGGCCAGGGGGATCGAGCAGACGCTGACAGCCGTGGTGGAGGAGTCGCTTTAG
- a CDS encoding zinc ribbon domain-containing protein codes for MPLYEYKCLDCGKDFEELVSADQEEVSCPACGSQEASRRLSTFAWGSVAASCATPSGSGFR; via the coding sequence ATGCCGTTGTACGAATACAAATGCCTTGACTGCGGAAAGGACTTCGAAGAACTCGTGAGCGCCGACCAGGAGGAAGTGTCCTGTCCGGCGTGCGGTTCGCAGGAAGCCTCCCGTAGACTCTCCACGTTTGCCTGGGGCAGCGTCGCCGCCTCGTGCGCCACCCCGTCCGGCAGCGGCTTCCGGTGA